The genomic stretch AAACCTGTGACCTTAAGGCCACCATAGCTCCGCGCTGCCAACTACGCTACGACCCGTTGGTAGAAATAATGTATTTTAGTGTTATATCAATAGTAAAGTAATCATACAAAAGACGCCATAGAAATATGATTATATCGGAAAAGTAAAAGAcaaatgagaaagaaaaagaaaaaaaggaaaagaaaaagaaaaagaaaaagaaaaagaaaaagaagaattgttAGTGAAATATTCATGGTCCCCACCTAAGTGATACatttacatttttctttttggatcTCTCATTCTAAAtgatacatttcttaaaatagaaatatcattatctctactttttcttctctcttactttgtttGTCCGCTACTAGGAGTCCTAGTTtaccattttagtctgtccatcattaggagtctcgattcacttttactataaatggtaggtagACCTCACTTTTCACTAGCTCATTTCGCTGATATGGACCAAGAATTAGTATGATAAAAGCAAAAGACAAAAGACAAAGGGAGATTGTTTGAAGTGAAATACTTTGTTATTTGTGATACATTATTGATTATTCTTTGTTGAGATGGAAAAGTTATCATACAAAGTTTAATTAGacacacacaaaaacacaaaaactAATCATAGAAAGTTAAAATagacacacacaaacacaagaAGTAATCATACAAAGTTAAAATAGACGTGATAGATATATGATTACATCTGAAATGAAAAGCAAGAGACAAAGGAGAAAgagaaatatatataaaaaaaagaagagttgTTATTTAAATCTATGGAGTAGTACATTGCTAACTTTAGAAGTTTTGTGTGATTCAGTTTTGAAAAGATCACGAGTGattaatcaaaaaaatattGTCGGTCATCTAATGATATGTTGCGCAAATCATagacaataataaaaaattacgtaaTGGAATTGTATGTTTGACAAGTTAATCACACAACAACGAAAAAAAACACTCACTTCAGTCACTTGTTGCGTAATTGTGGACTTATGTTTTTTTCTTACCTTATTTGTTTGTGTGCGTTTTAAACTTAATGAAGGTTGTAGCTTGCTTCTTTTTTAAATTACAGTTGCTCAAATTTTTACTTCTCCATATGCTTAAAGTTAAAGATTAAGGCCATCTTTCCTAATTACTTACACTTAACCTGTGATTATGTGTTTCTTGCTAGTCATCGAATATCAATTCtaacaaatatttattttttcagaaTCAGGACGTATCAATGCTCATAATATACCACCTAGAAgttattaatataatttgtttttaatattacaaaatatgaGCAATGGTTGCTTATCCAATTCTCAGACTTTTCCTAGAAGTAagatggaaaaaaaaattctatgaGCTGAATCCAATGCAATGTTGTACTGGTCACAAAGATaaagaaaagagaaataaaaaagaagattCTTTGATTGAATTATGTAGGGATCATTTTACATTCTTTTATCGGGAATGTTGTACTTAAAACGCAGCGTTTAATCCTTTCTGATTCCAACACAGCAGAGGACTTTCTTATATTGGAAGTTTTGTATGATTCATGTATTCCAATTTATGAATGCCTAATTAATTTCATGCCTAAGCGGTTAAgggaatactccctccgtcccattaaatatgcaacatttttttttcggcacaggattttatgtagtgttgttttgtgaattaatgaagagagaagaaaaagtagagagagtattgtttccatttttagaaacgtttcatttttaatgggacagactaaaaagaaaaacgtttcatttttaatgagacagaaGGAGTATTATTGAAACGATGTTGTTTGAGTCATAGCATGATAGAATGTTTAATGGGATACAAGAATGAAAAATTTGATCAGAAATTCACAAATTAATAGGCAATGCAAATATAATGAGAGTAAAATATTCAGGGGGTGAGAGAGGGGTATGTGTTTGGAATTGGAGTCTCTAATTTCAAATTCATTCTTTGATATCACAAAAATGATTCAACttaaaattgatttaattaagaTTGTAGCTTGTTTTTTTCAAATACAATTGCTCGAAATTTCACTCTTACATCCACTTGATAAAAAGCAAAAGGGAAAGTAAATGAAGTTGTGCTTGTTCAACATTATATTCTTTCCTCACATAGGAAGTTTGGTTGTTCCAATGAAGAGTGAAAGCGTCATACATTCCAACAAAATAATCAGAAATCAAACACATCTATGAAGAATATTTCTTTCTCAAGTTTATACCTTTTTTAAaattacttcatccgtcccgcCTTTACTTGACAAATTTTATGTTCCGCACATAAATTTTGTCGAGTAGGAAATCCCGAAAAGACTCGCGGAAAATAATGTCTCATTCCAAAAGACCATGTTACCCTTAGCTAAATGTGAATGGATTGTTTTAATTACTAACCCCTAGCAAGATATTCCCCTACAACCTTATAAATACCACTCTCTTCTCCACATACTCATACACTAAAAACACTCTCTACATTAGAGTTTTCTTTTTGAGAATCATTTCTTCTAAGTTTTTGAGCGTTTTGTTGTGACTAAGTATCAGAGTCTCTCCAGGGACGGCCATTCCGGACTTGTACGTCTTCACTAGTGCGCATACACCTATCTCGGCTTCACCTTCGGTCCGGTTAccagaagttttttttttcaatttccctTTATCTTGCTATATAGTTTTTTAAAACATATTCTAATCTTAGTTactcaactttcattttattcaGTAATTTTAGTTTTGATTATAAATGGTACTCCATATAACATTCTGTAAATAATATTTCATCCGTACAGTGCACACTTGGTTGGTGTAGCATGGGCTCAAATAAAAGTTAGTAGATATTGTGTTAAATGAGCAAAGAAATGACtccgttgtaatttttttatgttagtTAATGACATGACATTGATAAAGGTAAGTCATGTTGTGTGCTTTTTGAAGAGATAGAATATAAATTAAAGggttcaattttaaattaaagttAATTTTTTAACATAAAATTGTACTCCAGCACTCCCTTTGTCCCaaggtagatgtcacacttgggagataacacaagattttaggagatgttattttgtgtgttaaacgatgagagaaaatataattttataattgatgtgagatgagtctttttccaaaagagaaaatgtgacatcttttattggacaaactaaaaggaaagtgtgacatctactatgagacGGAGTGAGTATCATAGTTTAAATCAATATGAAACTTTATTCGACCATATTTCACTCTTTTTTGTATACAGTATTCAGATTACAGATGTTATAGAGTCATTAATATAAGATGAGATAAGCCCAAAAAGCTTGAATCGAACCTCTATAAAATTGTTTACTCATTATTCGATTTTCTTGTTCTATAAGTTCAGAATTTCAACTAAAAGTTTACTGATCTGTATGACAATAAGTAACACTCCTTCCATCCCATAGAAACTAactaaattttttttcatccatCCCATTAAAATAGTTCATATTCATTTATAGTTTTTTCCCCTTTCTATGGCCCCACCATCCACTATagtatttcaactatttttttctccttctatcTTATTTttaccaattgcacattaaaatcaATATCGTCCCCAAATAACTCATTTCTATGGAACAAAGGGAACACTGTTACATTTTTTTACTAGCAATACtttaagtattttatttttacatttctcttttattttatcaattttaaattaaaatccatgtccaCGAGCTAGCTATTTTCCGTTGACAGAGGGACATAACATGCTAAAAAGATGTACAATCTTCATTGAACATATATTATATGATTAGTTTGTTGGAAATGTTTGATAGCTAGAAGGTAGTAATACTGTTTACATCATTTATGTGTAGAGATAGTTAAGAAGAAGGCATAATGATGAGGGAGAAGGAaaaagaagaggaggaggaggaggaggggatAAAGAGAGAGATGGTGAAGCATGGTATCCACGGGCATCCGCTTACTTTGGTGGAAAGCCGTAGAAGAGCTGCATGTAGTGGTTGTGGAAGGCCTATTAGTAGCGGAGATCAAGTGTACATGTATGAATATCGGCACAACAACTTATTCCTACATGAAGAATGCGCGGAACTGCCGAGAAAGATGAGACACGCATTGCACCCACAACACACGCTCACTCAAGAATGGACCAAAGTTTACAAGTCTTGTTCAATCTGCGCTTACACCAATATTCTTACAAATGGAATTATGTACAGATGTAGGAGCGCGGGGTGTAAGTTTGTGTTGCACTATAGATGCGTGGTGAAGGATGCAGCCGCTTATGATtatgatgaggatgaggatgacaGAAGAACGAAGATAACCCACCCGAGTCACCTCAAACATGAACTGAAGTTGTTGAGGAGGGATTGTTCCTTCAAGTGCGATGCTTGCGGAACCACAAGCAAAGAGAGTTCCTACACATGCACCGCAGATGCTTGTCAATACTGGATCCATGAGAGATGTGCTTTCTTGCCTCAAACCATCGACAGGGAAGACCACCATcacaaactctctctctcttttcgtGTCCCCCCTGAGTATATCAGATTTAACTATAAATGTGATGTATGTAGCAAATATTTTATGCCCGACTACTGGATATATCATTGCAAGCTTTGCAGATATGTTGTCCATCTCAAGTGCGCCTTCAAGAAATTGCCCCACTACACTAGGTACGtacatactacctccgtcctaATAAGactcacattttatcattttggtccgtATAGTAAgaatcacatttcacttttaccataaatggtaaatagaccccacattccatcATAACATACCACAGATTGTGGGAATCCAGCAATATTTATGTcacattaattaataaaattacttATCCTTAGCTGTTATAAAGTTATGCTTCATATTTGTTGGTTGCAGAGGAAAGAATGGTTGGATTATGGAGTTTCCAATTCCAAGAAACGCTGTGGGTGAGGACCTAATTGGAGCTTTTGTAAGGAGACAAGGAGTTGAAGCATATACACAACCACCCATCCCTCATCAAGATGATGTTGATTATGAGTTCCACCATCACAAACTCACATTAgtctcatcttcatcttcatcttcatcatttcaagaagaaaaagaagaaaatggtgaTGACGACGATGATGAGGAAGACTACTCTAGTAGAAAGTCGGAGTTAATATGTGATGGGTGCATTACTCCAATATTTCTGAAACAAACATCAACTTCTTCTTGTTtaggtagtagtagtagtaaagataactactactactacatgaGATGTAGCATGAGATCGTGCAAATACTATCTCCACTTGGCGTGCTTCCACATGCCACCTCAGCTCCcttctcttcctctcctccacCATCGTGATCACAGCCTTGTCCTTCGATCCGGTGACAATCGTAAACCATGGTATCCGCAACGATGCAGCGTCTGTGATAAAGAAACGAATGGTCTGTATTATGGTTGCACAATATGTAAAGAGTTCAAAGTAGATATAAAGTGCACTTCAATGCCGGGCACCATATATCACGCAGCTCACCCGAACCATCTCCTCGACCTTCTCTCCAAAGACGAGGCTCGGAGCTTAGCTTACTTTAAATGCGATGCTGGGTGTGATTCAAGGC from Salvia splendens isolate huo1 chromosome 15, SspV2, whole genome shotgun sequence encodes the following:
- the LOC121767658 gene encoding uncharacterized protein LOC121767658, producing the protein MMREKEKEEEEEEEGIKREMVKHGIHGHPLTLVESRRRAACSGCGRPISSGDQVYMYEYRHNNLFLHEECAELPRKMRHALHPQHTLTQEWTKVYKSCSICAYTNILTNGIMYRCRSAGCKFVLHYRCVVKDAAAYDYDEDEDDRRTKITHPSHLKHELKLLRRDCSFKCDACGTTSKESSYTCTADACQYWIHERCAFLPQTIDREDHHHKLSLSFRVPPEYIRFNYKCDVCSKYFMPDYWIYHCKLCRYVVHLKCAFKKLPHYTRGKNGWIMEFPIPRNAVGEDLIGAFVRRQGVEAYTQPPIPHQDDVDYEFHHHKLTLVSSSSSSSSFQEEKEENGDDDDDEEDYSSRKSELICDGCITPIFLKQTSTSSCLGSSSSKDNYYYYMRCSMRSCKYYLHLACFHMPPQLPSLPLLHHRDHSLVLRSGDNRKPWYPQRCSVCDKETNGLYYGCTICKEFKVDIKCTSMPGTIYHAAHPNHLLDLLSKDEARSLAYFKCDAGCDSRPALNEAPYKCRSCDFMVHLKCAGLPESATSRRWDKHHPLLLTHDATVNRPGDFYCDQCEQEMNPRSWMYRCRSCDVSFHPDCLKTTCGEYRNIKIGQKYVIKEAHCHTLTYQLLTTKRKCNTCGKDKHERPGFYCALCNFFICFYCWFFDSSIKYFLRPEADVTLV